Part of the Salinimonas iocasae genome, CGGCTAATGCCATGATCGATAGTCACTGCCATCTGGACTTCGACATTTTTGACAATGATCTGCACAAGGTTATCGACAGCGCCAAAGATGCAGGTGTGACACGGTTTTTAATTCCCGGCACCACGCCCGATGGATGGCAGCGACAGTTACAGCTGCGTAAAAGTATTGAAGAAATAGATATTGCGCTGGGCCTTCATCCTTATTTTCCAGACACGCTGAACGGCGAAAATATCAATAAACTGCAAGAGGCGCTTACCGCACATCATGAGCGCGTTGTTGCCTTAGGTGAAATAGGGCTGGATAAGACTGTCGACATAGCTATGGCTCAGCAAGAGCACATTCTGTGTGAACAACTTGAGCTGGCGCAGTCCCTTAATCTGCCTGTTATTCTACACCACAGAAAGACCCACCACTTGTTGCTCAAACACCTCAATGCACTTAATTTTACACAGGGCGGTGTTATTCACGCATTTTCCGGCAGTGAGCAAGTAGCCCGAGAGTATATCGAGCGCGGTTTTTATCTGGGAATTGGTGGAACGATTACCTACGCCAGGGCAAGCAAAACAAGAGATACCGTAGCATCACTGCCGTTAGATCGGCTGCTACTGGAAACCGATTCGCCGGATATGCCATTATCTGGTTATCAGGGAAAGCGCAATACACCCGCTAAGGTAAGCCTGGTGGCACAATCCCTGGCTGAGCTTCATGATACGAGTGTCAGTGACATCAGTGACATCACCGATGAAAATTATCGGCGTCTGTTCCGCTCTGTCGGAAACGAAGGTGAACGCCCCAGCGCGTGATAACGGGCTTTGATGACAGGGCGTAGCTTGTAAAAAGAACGCGCGAGATAGACACCCGCGAAAAAACCTACAATACAGATTGTCAGCATAAGAAGCCACTGTGCCGAATGCAGCAGCCCCTGTTCCTGGTTTTCAGTACTATGACGGGTCAAAACACGAATATAACCAAGCACAGACCCGGCATCGTTCTGTATATCCTGTACATGCGTAACGGCGAGTCCTGTCTGAGACATCAGCGAGGATAACCTGTCCTGCGGGGCAATCTGAACCCCCCGACTGTCAAAAACGCCCGCCTGTAATACCCTGTTATCTGACGTTAGTACTTTAAGCGCCGCATTCACACCAGTGCTGTCCTCGTTTTGCATCAGTGGGCTGAGCAGCCTCGCGTACTGCTGAGTCAACAGCTCACCCGGTGAGCGCTGCTGTTCGCTGATCCACGCTTTTTGATAATCCCGATATTTCAATGCGGTGAAAACACATAGTGCAATGAGGCTCACTACCACCATAATGTGCATGAACCGCTTTACCGCATGATAGCCGCTGATTGCTTCTGGCTGCGCCCGACGACTTTGAGGGGCAGGACTCTGGCTAATAATAACTTCACCTTGTATGTCAGATATCTTTTCATTCTATGACATTACATCAAAATTCCAACACTATTTCCCTTCTAATCACCTTAATGTAGGATAGCCATCTGCTCAATATCAATCAGGACACACTGTGACCACACTGGTTATCAATGATTCACAACGACATCAAAGTCAGTTTTTACTGGAGAGTTTTCAAAACCGTGCATTTCTAAGGTTCTCCGAAGGTCAGTGGCATCGGGGGCATCAGCCGCAGGATGATAAGTGTTCCAGCGTTATTACAATATGGGGGCAGGCGCTTACCTTCGATCAGCTTGAGGGTATCATCAACATGCTTGATGGTGTGGCAGTCATTAGCAGCCTTACGCGTCACCGTTTTTGTACCACCTTTGGTGAGACTGTGTTGTTCGGTAGAACGAATGTGACAAACCACGGTGTACTGGCAGAGCGCCTGGATGAAATTTCCAGTGCCTACCGGGTGGATATGGCGGTGCAAGAACAGCAGCCCCGGCTGGAACAGCCTGGTCTTCTGGTTATGGATATGGACAGTACAGTCATCCAGATAGAATGTATTGACGAAATAGCCAAACTGACAGGTAAAGGCGAATCTGTACAGGCCGTAACGACGAAGGCGATGCGAGGCGAACTGGATTTCAACGAAAGCCTGATAAGCCGCGTAGCGTGTCTTAAAGGCGTGCAGGTAGCGCAACTGGAGCAAATCAGAAATAACATCCCACTCATGCCGGGTGTACAGCTTCTGATTCGTGAATTGAAGCTTCGGAACTGGCGTATTGCTATCGCATCAGGCGGATTCACCTATTTTGCAGACTATCTCAAAGCGAGACTGAATCTGGATGCAGCTTTCTCCAATGTGCTTGAAACTGCAAACGGGCAGCTCACCGGTGAGGTCAGTGGCGATATTGTTAACGCCGACGTGAAAGCGCAAAAGGTGACTGAGCTGGCTTCGCAGTATGATATCGATACTCACCAGTGTATCGCTATGGGGGATGGCGCCAATGATTTAAAAATGATGGAAAAAGCAGACCTGGGCGTGGCTTGTCATGCTAAACCTGTTGTCAATCAGAAGGCCGATGTCGCCATTCGATACAGTGGGCTGCACAGTCTGCTTTATCTGCTAGGTCAGTAACGATGCGGTATCAGCAAAGTTGCCATTTTTGTGACTAATGGCGCTTTGCTGTCGGTTTTTTCGAATCAGCGCCGGCTCGATGTTGTATCTGCTCAGCACCTCATCAGTTACATCAACCAAATGCGCGCAAGCCACAATATCCCACATAAATTCTTCGAGTTCTCTGGCGCGGTGTATGGCATACATACTGACGTAATTCATTTCCGCCTGAAGCATTTCCATATCAGGTTTGCCCGTGGTGGTTAACAACACGTGCAGTGCGATAAACTGGCCGCGACCGATAGCCTCGTTAATAAATTTAATGCGACTTTCATCGGTGGTAAATTTGTCATCGAACCGGGGTAGAATCGCCATCCGACTTAGTTTCTGATTCGGATCGAAGGCAATAAACAGCTCCTGACGTAACGGCAGGTGCTCCAGCTTAATTTGCTTGATACCGTGCTGTATAAATGGAGATTCGAGATTGCGATCACGAAACATAAATTCGAAGTTCAGTTTATCTTCAGGCGCGTAATGCGCAGCAACCTGATGAATTCGATGATTATTGCGTGAAGCGATAGCTGCCTGCGGTAAATAGCGAACACCTTCTTTATTCATCGCAAAGGCCAGGTTCGGAGTGTTTTTGGCGTTTATACAACGTAACGCATGTCCGATTCCCGGCACATCTTCCTGTTCATCGTAGGTTTTCAGTGAGGATTTATTCTGCTTAATTAAATCGTCAAAAAAGTCCCTGGCGACTGCGCCCGCTTCGCCATCTGCTGCTTTAAGATGAATAATATTTTGTTCGCCGTTTTTAGCCACTATGCGGTAACGCAAATGCATAAGATCGTAACTTTCGGTCAGCGCCTGAAGCTTGGGGAAAGCAACATTGATCATAGTATCCACATCGCCCTCAAAAGGCTGATTTAGCTCAACACGAAGCCCGCGAACAGAGATATCCTCACTGATCCCCTTAAATTCCGTAGCACCGTCAGTGGTTGTCAGAGAAATAGTTGTTCTGACCAGGTAGCGCTTCTCCATTCGCTGTTCATGATACCGGTAGCGATAGGTCTGGATAGGGGAAGGCGGACGATTTCGTGCGTGACCGAATACGCGAAGATGCGGCAGGTTACTTCGGTTAAATTTATACTGACTATAGTGATGCTGACCGCTATCACTGGTGACATCGGTAATATGAACAACAAAGCCGAGGTTTTTAAGTCTGGCCATCAGACGGGCAGAAGGCGCCTGATTTTGGCGCTTAATTTTTTCACTGACGTTGTCAGGAATAGAGAGCGGGGCATGAGCCTGGTCAGGCGTCATATCGCTCATAACCAGCTTGAATACCCGCCAGCTGACTTTTCGTGCGCCAAACCCCAGAAATGTGGTTTTGATAACTTCTTTGGCATCTAGTTCGTGCGATGAGGCAGAATAAAAATAAATTTTATCTTGTTGTAAATGGGTAAACGCGTAGACATACAGTTCACGCTCATTAGCATCGCGACTGGCCAGCCATTTCAGACGGGATGGGCTTAGCAGGTAGCCAAGTCTCAGGGAGCGCTGTTCATCTGACCAATAGTCGGTGATATCAGTATTGATCTCGTTAAGCATGGCGTAACGGGGCAGCAGCTTATCCTCTATACTGTCGATAAAAACAGGCAGAGAAGGGCTGCGCGGCGATAAAAATTGCTCGGCAATTTTATTGTAAACCGCATCAATGGTATTACTCATGTTCACTTTATACCGACGCTTGTTGCCGTGAATAAAGTTTTCAAGAAATTGATCAAAAGGGGTGTTCTGAATCTCAGCGGACCGTCTGAGCATCAGATACTGATGGTCGTTCTTATAGAGCATCTTAAGTACGCGATAAACCACACCATGCTTTTTATCCATGGCAAACTCTTCTTCCAGTCCCCTGAAGAAGATTTCAATGTCATCGTCGACCTGAAGCGTAGTGTCTTTACTCAACTTTATTTGCAAGCCTTCCGTTGAGATGTCTACGCTGTTACCTCGCCAAACGCTACCGTCTTTTGCAAATACTTCGATTGTAACTGCGAAATTCATCCGCTCCTGATTGCGCCGGGCATAAGAGAGCAGATTAACAACGGGGACGGTATATTTTTCCAGTGCCATGGTCTGAGGCTGGCTAAGGCGCTCGTGGGTAACCTGACGCTGCTGTTCTTCACGCTCGCGGATGACCCTGAAATTATTTTCAGTTTCCATTACCGACTCGTACACCCCGAAGGTAAAGCCGCCAAAAATGTTTAGTTGTTCCTCGAACGTCTCGATAGCGACTTCGTCAAGATAATGCCGGATACCCTTATATTCGTATAGTCGACACTCACCTTTTACCTGGCCGCGCAGGTCGATTGAGCGCATACACGGGCGCGCAAGACGTTTCATTTCCATCTTGATCAGGAACCGGCGTTCTTTAGGCAGGTGTGACGTAAGCTCATTCAGCCGTTTTATAAAACCAGACTTGGTTATTAACGGCTTGAGCGCGTCGATGATATGGGCGTATTGGCGCAAGTCTTCATTCATGGGCAGTTACAACAGTGATGTCCATCCATTTATTATCGGCAGCGCAACTATTTTCTGCAGTAGAAAAAGTGTACCGGCGAACGGCATGCAGGCGCTTTGTTATCCGTGTAGAATACTCTGAATTGCTCGTTGTGAAAATAGTTTATGGCAAAACGAAAGACAGCT contains:
- a CDS encoding TatD family hydrolase, translated to MIDSHCHLDFDIFDNDLHKVIDSAKDAGVTRFLIPGTTPDGWQRQLQLRKSIEEIDIALGLHPYFPDTLNGENINKLQEALTAHHERVVALGEIGLDKTVDIAMAQQEHILCEQLELAQSLNLPVILHHRKTHHLLLKHLNALNFTQGGVIHAFSGSEQVAREYIERGFYLGIGGTITYARASKTRDTVASLPLDRLLLETDSPDMPLSGYQGKRNTPAKVSLVAQSLAELHDTSVSDISDITDENYRRLFRSVGNEGERPSA
- a CDS encoding AhpA/YtjB family protein, producing MHIMVVVSLIALCVFTALKYRDYQKAWISEQQRSPGELLTQQYARLLSPLMQNEDSTGVNAALKVLTSDNRVLQAGVFDSRGVQIAPQDRLSSLMSQTGLAVTHVQDIQNDAGSVLGYIRVLTRHSTENQEQGLLHSAQWLLMLTICIVGFFAGVYLARSFYKLRPVIKARYHALGRSPSFPTERNRRR
- the serB gene encoding phosphoserine phosphatase SerB, encoding MTTLVINDSQRHQSQFLLESFQNRAFLRFSEGQWHRGHQPQDDKCSSVITIWGQALTFDQLEGIINMLDGVAVISSLTRHRFCTTFGETVLFGRTNVTNHGVLAERLDEISSAYRVDMAVQEQQPRLEQPGLLVMDMDSTVIQIECIDEIAKLTGKGESVQAVTTKAMRGELDFNESLISRVACLKGVQVAQLEQIRNNIPLMPGVQLLIRELKLRNWRIAIASGGFTYFADYLKARLNLDAAFSNVLETANGQLTGEVSGDIVNADVKAQKVTELASQYDIDTHQCIAMGDGANDLKMMEKADLGVACHAKPVVNQKADVAIRYSGLHSLLYLLGQ
- a CDS encoding PilZ domain-containing protein yields the protein MNEDLRQYAHIIDALKPLITKSGFIKRLNELTSHLPKERRFLIKMEMKRLARPCMRSIDLRGQVKGECRLYEYKGIRHYLDEVAIETFEEQLNIFGGFTFGVYESVMETENNFRVIREREEQQRQVTHERLSQPQTMALEKYTVPVVNLLSYARRNQERMNFAVTIEVFAKDGSVWRGNSVDISTEGLQIKLSKDTTLQVDDDIEIFFRGLEEEFAMDKKHGVVYRVLKMLYKNDHQYLMLRRSAEIQNTPFDQFLENFIHGNKRRYKVNMSNTIDAVYNKIAEQFLSPRSPSLPVFIDSIEDKLLPRYAMLNEINTDITDYWSDEQRSLRLGYLLSPSRLKWLASRDANERELYVYAFTHLQQDKIYFYSASSHELDAKEVIKTTFLGFGARKVSWRVFKLVMSDMTPDQAHAPLSIPDNVSEKIKRQNQAPSARLMARLKNLGFVVHITDVTSDSGQHHYSQYKFNRSNLPHLRVFGHARNRPPSPIQTYRYRYHEQRMEKRYLVRTTISLTTTDGATEFKGISEDISVRGLRVELNQPFEGDVDTMINVAFPKLQALTESYDLMHLRYRIVAKNGEQNIIHLKAADGEAGAVARDFFDDLIKQNKSSLKTYDEQEDVPGIGHALRCINAKNTPNLAFAMNKEGVRYLPQAAIASRNNHRIHQVAAHYAPEDKLNFEFMFRDRNLESPFIQHGIKQIKLEHLPLRQELFIAFDPNQKLSRMAILPRFDDKFTTDESRIKFINEAIGRGQFIALHVLLTTTGKPDMEMLQAEMNYVSMYAIHRARELEEFMWDIVACAHLVDVTDEVLSRYNIEPALIRKNRQQSAISHKNGNFADTASLLT